In a single window of the Subtercola sp. PAMC28395 genome:
- the rbfA gene encoding 30S ribosome-binding factor RbfA — MVDEARARKLADRIKVIVAKKLERGVKDPRMGFVTITDVRVTGDLQHASIFYTVYGTDEERADSAAALKSATGMLRTEVGKNITSRLTPSLEFIADGIPENAKLIDSLLTEARNRDAEVESLAKQGTYAGDADPYVKPRVIADEDVFDDD, encoded by the coding sequence GCGCGGGCACGCAAGTTGGCCGACCGGATCAAGGTCATCGTGGCCAAGAAGCTCGAGCGTGGGGTCAAAGACCCGCGCATGGGGTTCGTGACGATCACCGATGTTCGGGTGACGGGCGATCTTCAGCACGCGTCGATCTTCTACACGGTGTACGGCACCGATGAGGAGCGCGCCGACAGCGCTGCGGCGTTGAAGTCAGCGACGGGAATGCTGCGGACAGAGGTGGGTAAGAACATCACGTCGCGCTTGACGCCGTCACTGGAATTCATCGCTGATGGAATCCCCGAGAATGCCAAGTTGATCGATTCGCTGCTGACCGAGGCTCGCAACCGCGATGCCGAGGTGGAGAGTCTGGCCAAGCAGGGCACGTACGCGGGCGATGCTGACCCCTACGTCAAGCCGCGGGTCATCGCGGACGAAGACGTGTTCGACGACGACTAG